One Arvicanthis niloticus isolate mArvNil1 chromosome 13, mArvNil1.pat.X, whole genome shotgun sequence genomic window carries:
- the Elfn2 gene encoding protein phosphatase 1 regulatory subunit 29 — MLRLGLCAAALLCVFQPGAVHADCWLIEGDKGYVWLAICSQNQPPYETIPQHINSTVHDLRLNENKLKAVLYSSLNRFGNLTDLNLTKNEISYIEDGAFLGQTSLQVLQLGYNRLSNLTEGMLRGMSRLQFLFVQHNLIEVVTPTAFSECPSLISIDLSSNRLSRLDGATFASLASLMVCELAGNPFNCECDLFGFLAWLVVFNNVTKNYDRLQCESPREFAGYPLLVPRPYHSLNAITVLQAKCRNGSMPARPVSHPTPYSTDTQREPDENSGFNPDEILSVEPPASSTTDASAGPAIKLHQVTFTSATLIVIIPHPYSKMYVLVQYNNSYFSDVMTLKNKKEIVTLDKLRAHTEYTFCVTSLRNSRRFNHTCLTFTTRDLVPGDLAPSTSTTTHYIMTILGCLFGMVIVLGAVYYCLRKRRMQEEKQKSVNVKKTILEMRYGADVDAGSIVHAAQKLAEPPVLPVARMSSIPSMIGEKLPTSKGLEAGLDTPKVATKGNYIEVRTGAAGDSLARPEDELPEVENGQGSAAEISTIAKEVDKVNQIINNCIDALKLDSASFLGGGSGGGGDSDLAFECQSLPAAPAASSAATPGALERPSFLSPPYKESSHHPLQRQLSADAAVTRKTCSVSSSGSIKSAKVFSLDVPDHPTPTGLAKSDSKYIEKGSPLNSPLDRLPLVPTGSSGSSTGGGGIHHLEVKPAYHCSEHRHSFPALYYEEGADSLSQRVSFLKPLTRSKRDSTYSQLSPRHYYSGYSSSPEYSSESTHKIWERFRPYKKHHREEVYMAAGHALRKKVQFAKDEDLHDILDYWKGVSAQQKL; from the coding sequence ATGCTGCGCCTGGGGCTGTGTGCGGCAGCGCTGCTGTGCGTGTTCCAGCCAGGCGCTGTGCACGCTGACTGCTGGCTCATCGAGGGGGACAAGGGCTATGTGTGGCTGGCCATCTGCAGCCAGAACCAGCCACCCTATGAGACCATCCCCCAGCACATCAACAGCACTGTGCACGACCTGCGACTCAATGAGAACAAGCTCAAAGCTGTGCTCTACTCCTCACTCAATCGCTTCGGGAACCTTACGGACCTCAACCTCACCAAGAACGAGATTTCTTATATCGAGGATGGTGCCTTCCTGGGCCAGACAAGCCTGCAGGTCCTGCAGCTGGGCTACAACCGGCTCAGCAACCTGACCGAGGGCATGCTGCGTGGCATGAGCCGCCTGCAGTTCCTCTTTGTCCAGCACAACCTCATTGAGGTGGTGACGCCCACCGCCTTCTCCGAGTGCCCCAGCCTCATCAGCATCGACCTGTCCTCCAACCGCCTCAGCCGTTTGGATGGCGCCACCTTCGCCAGCCTGGCCAGTCTGATGGTGTGTGAGCTGGCCGGCAACCCCTTTAACTGTGAGTGTGACCTCTTCGGCTTCCTAGCCTGGCTTGTGGTCTTCAACAACGTCACCAAGAACTATGACCGCCTGCAGTGTGAGTCACCAAGGGAGTTTGCTGGTTACCCACTGCTCGTGCCCCGACCATACCACAGCCTCAATGCCATTACTGTCCTGCAGGCCAAGTGCCGCAACGGCTCAATGCCTGCCCGGCCCGTCAGTCACCCCACACCCTATTCCACGGATACACAGAGGGAGCCTGACGAGAACTCAGGCTTCAATCCTGACGAGATCCTCTCAGTGGAGCCTCCGGCCTCGTCCACCACAGACGCATCTGCTGGACCAGCCATCAAGTTGCACCAAGTCACCTTCACCTCGGCCACCCTGATTGTCATCATCCCACACCCTTACAGCAAGATGTATGTGCTGGTCCAGTACAACAATAGCTACTTCTCTGACGTCATGACACTCAAGAACAAGAAAGAGATCGTGACGCTAGACAAGCTGAGAGCGCACACTGAGTACACCTTCTGTGTCACCTCACTGCGCAACAGCCGCCGCTTCAACCACACCTGTCTAACTTTTACCACTCGGGACCTTGTGCCTGGGGATCTGGCCCCCAGCACCTCCACCACCACACACTACATCATGACCATCCTGGGCTGCCTGTTTGGCATGGTCATTGTGCTGGGAGCCGTCTACTACTGCCTGCGCAAGCGGCGCATgcaagaggagaagcagaagtctGTCAATGTCAAGAAGACCATCTTGGAAATGCGCTATGGCGCCGATGTGGATGCTGGCTCCATTGTGCACGCTGCACAGAAGCTAGCCGAGCCACCAGTACTGCCTGTGGCCAGAATGTCCTCTATCCCCTCCATGATCGGGGAGAAACTGCCCACCTCCAAGGGTCTGGAGGCCGGGCTAGACACACCCAAGGTGGCTACCAAAGGCAACTATATTGAGGTGCGCACAGGTGCTGCAGGGGACAGCCTGGCCCGGCCTGAGGATGAACTCCCAGAAGTCGAAAATGGCCAGGGCTCAGCTGCTGAGATCTCTACCATTGCCAAGGAAGTGGACAAGGTCAACCAGATCATTAACAATTGCATCGATGCCCTCAAGCTGGATTCGGCCTCTTTCCTTGGGGGTGGCAGTGGCGGAGGGGGGGATTCCGATCTGGCCTTCGAGTGCCAGTCCCTCCCTGCGGCTCCTGCTGCCTCCTCAGCTGCCACTCCTGGGGCGCTGGAGCGGCCCAGCTTCCTGTCACCCCCCTACAAGGAGAGCTCCCACCACCCACTGCAGCGCCAGCTGAGTGCCGACGCTGCAGTGACCCGCAAGACCTGCAGCGTGTCATCCAGTGGCTCCATCAAGAGCGCCAAGGTCTTCAGTCTGGATGTGCCAGACCACCCAACCCCCACAGGACTGGCCAAGAGCGACTCCAAGTACATCGAGAAAGGCAGCCCCCTCAACAGCCCGCTGGACCGGCTTCCACTGGTGCCCACGGGCAGTAGTGGAAGCAGTACGGGGGGTGGTGGCATTCACCACCTGGAGGTGAAGCCGGCCTACCACTGCAGCGAGCACCGGCATAGCTTCCCCGCTCTCTACTACGAGGAGGGCGCTGACAGCCTGAGCCAGCGCGTGTCCTTCCTCAAGCCACTGACCCGCTCTAAGCGAGACTCCACCTACTCGCAGCTCTCCCCCAGACATTACTACTCAGGGTATTCCTCCAGCCCTGAGTACTCGTCTGAGAGCACACATAAGATCTGGGAGCGTTTCCGGCCCTACAAGAAGCACCATCGTGAGGAGGTATACATGGCTGCTGGCCATGCCCTGCGCAAGAAGGTCCAGTTTGCCAAGGATGAGGACCTGCATGACATCCTTGATTACTGGAAGGGGGTCTCAGCCCAGCAGAAGCTGtga